A genomic stretch from Leptospira licerasiae serovar Varillal str. VAR 010 includes:
- a CDS encoding Cys-rich protein, whose protein sequence is MRLSLFSTLFLFSFIMIGFTDCKDPYQQKCQEICGFFTSCVEKQFASKGPMDASQKSFMQIECESGCLREQGYAMPCYESEKTCTGFTRCLMESGLMD, encoded by the coding sequence ATGAGGCTGTCTCTTTTTTCGACCTTATTCTTATTTTCTTTTATTATGATCGGGTTCACCGATTGTAAAGATCCCTACCAACAAAAATGCCAAGAGATCTGCGGGTTTTTCACCTCTTGTGTGGAGAAACAATTTGCATCCAAGGGGCCAATGGACGCGTCCCAGAAAAGTTTCATGCAGATCGAATGTGAATCAGGATGTTTGAGAGAACAAGGATACGCAATGCCTTGTTACGAGTCCGAAAAAACATGTACCGGATTTACTCGTTGTCTTATGGAATCCGGTCTCATGGACTGA
- a CDS encoding ArnT family glycosyltransferase encodes MNFVQDRKNVPFLKWSTWFLLVVAVLPLFLTFPLDVIDIDSSQYAEIGREMTDSGNWFFIRDNGRRYLDKPILTFWKISSSFTLFGQNNYAFRLPAILMTLISLWGVFTITKLYSGNIKRAWISVFLYALSPGLYAMVVDPKIDVYVTPYIILVFAFYYLGTKKNSAYYYAMYLAMGLGFITKGPIAVVIPGIGIGGDILFRRDWKRLLGMKLFPGGILAILPPLLWSIPLYLEFNTYGPYFFLWVQSFGRFYIKMYDQKFNPLFFYSNFSWAFGIFILPFLAWIVSNLVGFVKEKGKNLILNIRKNEWKEKDFVPAFWLFLFLFLISFSKYQLPQYIYWCLPAGAIVGSGFLLKLIEGPEGSLSFIGKILVYLTSLGFVFAGILFPILVLDVPVSYYVWVAVYLGIAAIVLLYFKINAVLGTLVVSVSFFFTLVSLYAYPLLVSYQPSKEVGEIIQEAEPGKEKFLMFGVPASKRSYAFYSKRITRTLFDPEVLFEALQKDGERMILISEKYLPHFDEFTSNRVDLDIFAEYESYKVATPEFGFFLKSKRDSLTTKVYLGKIRFKPGKETTTENSK; translated from the coding sequence ATGAATTTCGTTCAAGATAGGAAAAACGTTCCGTTTTTGAAATGGTCTACCTGGTTTCTTTTGGTAGTCGCTGTGCTTCCCTTATTTCTTACTTTTCCCCTGGATGTGATCGATATTGATTCTTCCCAATACGCTGAGATCGGTAGGGAAATGACGGATAGCGGGAATTGGTTTTTTATCCGCGATAACGGTAGGAGATACCTGGACAAACCGATCCTGACTTTCTGGAAGATCAGCTCTTCTTTTACACTTTTCGGCCAGAATAATTACGCGTTTCGTTTGCCTGCCATTCTTATGACTTTGATCTCTCTTTGGGGAGTGTTCACGATCACCAAACTGTATTCAGGAAATATAAAGCGTGCCTGGATTTCCGTATTCTTGTACGCGTTGTCTCCCGGATTGTACGCGATGGTGGTGGATCCAAAGATAGATGTTTATGTAACTCCTTATATCATTTTAGTATTCGCTTTTTATTATTTAGGAACCAAAAAGAATTCTGCTTATTATTACGCGATGTATCTTGCTATGGGACTCGGCTTTATAACAAAAGGGCCGATCGCAGTTGTAATTCCAGGGATTGGGATAGGCGGAGATATTCTTTTTAGAAGGGATTGGAAAAGACTTCTGGGGATGAAACTTTTTCCCGGGGGAATTTTGGCGATCCTTCCTCCACTATTGTGGTCTATTCCTTTGTATTTGGAGTTCAATACTTACGGACCTTATTTTTTCCTATGGGTTCAATCCTTCGGTCGTTTTTATATTAAGATGTACGACCAAAAGTTCAATCCTCTATTCTTCTATTCCAATTTCTCTTGGGCATTCGGGATATTTATATTACCTTTCTTGGCTTGGATAGTTTCGAATTTAGTCGGATTCGTAAAGGAGAAGGGCAAAAACTTAATTTTGAATATTCGAAAAAATGAATGGAAGGAAAAGGACTTTGTTCCTGCGTTCTGGCTATTCTTATTTTTGTTTTTGATCAGTTTTTCCAAATACCAATTGCCTCAATATATTTACTGGTGTCTTCCAGCGGGAGCGATAGTAGGTTCCGGATTTTTACTTAAGCTGATCGAAGGTCCGGAAGGCTCACTTTCTTTTATTGGTAAAATTTTAGTTTACCTAACTAGCTTAGGGTTCGTATTTGCAGGGATCTTATTTCCGATCTTGGTCTTAGATGTTCCGGTTTCCTATTATGTTTGGGTGGCTGTTTATCTAGGAATTGCGGCGATCGTTCTACTGTATTTCAAAATCAACGCAGTGCTTGGGACTTTGGTGGTATCCGTTTCCTTCTTCTTTACTTTGGTGAGTTTATATGCATATCCATTGCTTGTTTCTTACCAACCTTCCAAAGAAGTGGGGGAGATTATACAAGAGGCGGAGCCCGGAAAAGAAAAGTTTCTAATGTTCGGGGTTCCTGCTTCTAAAAGATCTTATGCGTTTTACTCTAAACGTATAACTCGCACCTTATTCGATCCGGAAGTTCTTTTTGAGGCTCTTCAGAAGGACGGAGAAAGAATGATACTCATCTCTGAAAAATATCTGCCTCATTTCGACGAGTTCACTTCAAATCGAGTGGATCTGGATATTTTTGCCGAATATGAAAGTTATAAGGTGGCTACTCCTGAATTCGGTTTCTTCTTAAAGTCAAAGAGAGATTCTTTGACTACTAAGGTTTATCTAGGTAAGATCCGTTTTAAGCCGGGAAAGGAGACCACAACAGAGAATTCTAAATAA
- a CDS encoding M20/M25/M40 family metallo-hydrolase, translated as MDFSRSLFLCAILFLFQCITSPIKNIPLKEENHILPWDKREAEAVKILTDLIRIKSVRGNEKQAAEYIRSIFEKEGIKTKFIYEPGFQERVNLIAELEPDTPSSEKGLILGNHLDVVEADPKEWTEDPFSGIVKEGRIHGRGALDCKGLIAMQIVSFLELKRSAIPLKRKIMFLSMADEESGSERGARFLLKDHPELFKGYGYMLNEGSFGTKDVAIPGSTIFNIQYAEKGNLWLNVRAKGEQGHGSTPSQNYPSLRLLGFLTEVLEYDTDIRISKETQGFFYQLGSISSFPKSFILKNSNIPILRRLLYGPIRASRQLSAITRNTKAISGLKTDEGKGHNVLSSLSEAKLDVRLLPGFDPLEYLKEIQKIAVKYEVEVEPAATVPSDISTLDSLLFQRLASVSTRKIPGSIATPFISPGKTDNAYFRQIGMECYGLIPVLLNEKELTMLHGKNESISLENLKMGTQILFELLYQMN; from the coding sequence ATGGATTTTTCCCGTTCCTTGTTCCTCTGTGCGATCTTATTCCTGTTTCAATGTATTACTTCCCCTATTAAAAACATTCCTTTAAAGGAAGAAAATCATATCCTGCCTTGGGATAAAAGAGAAGCAGAAGCAGTTAAAATTCTTACCGATCTGATCCGGATCAAATCGGTAAGAGGGAATGAAAAACAAGCCGCAGAATATATCAGATCCATTTTCGAAAAAGAAGGCATTAAAACTAAATTCATCTACGAGCCTGGATTCCAAGAAAGAGTGAATTTGATTGCCGAGTTAGAGCCTGATACACCGAGTTCGGAAAAAGGTTTAATTTTAGGAAACCATTTGGATGTGGTCGAAGCGGATCCTAAAGAATGGACAGAAGATCCATTTTCCGGCATCGTCAAAGAAGGAAGAATTCACGGAAGAGGCGCCCTGGATTGTAAAGGCCTCATTGCAATGCAGATTGTTTCCTTTTTGGAACTGAAAAGATCCGCAATTCCACTTAAAAGAAAAATAATGTTCTTAAGCATGGCTGACGAAGAATCCGGAAGCGAAAGAGGCGCCAGATTCTTATTAAAGGATCACCCTGAATTATTCAAAGGTTACGGATACATGTTGAACGAAGGAAGTTTCGGGACCAAGGATGTTGCGATCCCCGGAAGTACTATCTTTAATATACAATACGCGGAAAAAGGAAATCTTTGGTTGAATGTAAGGGCAAAAGGAGAGCAAGGACATGGTAGCACTCCCAGCCAAAATTACCCTAGTCTTAGGCTTCTGGGATTTTTAACGGAAGTTTTGGAATATGATACGGACATTCGTATCTCCAAGGAGACACAAGGATTTTTCTATCAGTTGGGAAGTATCAGTTCTTTTCCTAAATCATTCATATTAAAAAATTCAAATATTCCGATTTTGAGAAGATTATTGTATGGGCCAATCCGTGCGAGCAGGCAGCTTAGCGCGATCACCCGAAATACTAAGGCGATTTCCGGTCTGAAAACGGATGAAGGCAAAGGTCATAATGTACTTTCTTCCTTATCCGAGGCGAAATTGGATGTGAGACTCCTTCCAGGATTTGATCCTTTGGAATATCTAAAAGAGATCCAAAAGATCGCGGTAAAATACGAAGTGGAAGTGGAGCCAGCCGCAACTGTGCCTTCGGATATTTCTACTCTGGATTCGCTTTTATTCCAGAGGCTTGCTTCTGTTTCAACTCGCAAAATTCCCGGAAGTATAGCTACTCCATTTATTTCACCCGGTAAAACGGATAATGCATATTTTCGTCAGATAGGTATGGAATGTTACGGGTTGATCCCGGTTCTTCTTAACGAAAAAGAACTCACGATGCTTCACGGTAAGAATGAGAGTATCAGTCTGGAAAATTTAAAAATGGGAACGCAGATATTATTTGAACTATTATATCAAATGAACTGA
- a CDS encoding lysophospholipid acyltransferase family protein produces MVRYIIPYFFLYLFYLPFRILPYRACLIYGRFLVCLLYPLAKKHRKIAYDNISYAFPDYSEEKKKQLVWKSFLHIGDLLAGTLFAPRLNRKWMDKYLVYDAESLAIEQKTIQEGVGVVLISGHFGTWEILVQFMGIRMKGGGIYKKVRNPFVDKLIYKLRSKNGIRLVSTEESSQVTKMLKQGYWVGFGSDQNAGKVGIFVDFFNRKASTYQGPALMAYLTGAKMLLYSVLCGEKGKVMVRVKDLGFVDKAAFSDREAAIRHYTEVWTKALEEEVKLYPEQYFWVHRRWRTKPGDFPGQI; encoded by the coding sequence TTGGTTCGCTATATAATTCCCTATTTCTTTTTATACTTATTTTATTTGCCGTTCAGAATTCTTCCTTATAGAGCCTGTTTAATTTACGGAAGATTTTTAGTATGTCTTCTTTACCCGCTCGCTAAAAAACATCGTAAGATCGCTTATGATAATATTTCTTATGCGTTCCCGGATTATTCGGAAGAAAAGAAGAAACAACTCGTATGGAAAAGTTTTCTTCATATAGGTGACCTTCTTGCCGGTACCTTATTTGCTCCTCGTTTAAATCGTAAATGGATGGATAAGTATCTGGTTTACGATGCTGAGTCTTTGGCAATCGAACAAAAAACGATACAAGAAGGAGTGGGGGTTGTTCTGATCTCTGGACATTTTGGTACTTGGGAAATTCTTGTTCAGTTCATGGGAATTAGAATGAAAGGAGGAGGGATCTATAAAAAAGTAAGAAATCCTTTCGTGGATAAGCTTATCTATAAATTGAGAAGTAAGAATGGGATCAGATTAGTATCCACAGAAGAATCTAGCCAAGTCACTAAGATGTTAAAACAAGGTTACTGGGTCGGATTCGGTTCCGATCAGAACGCGGGCAAGGTGGGGATCTTTGTGGACTTCTTCAATAGAAAAGCTTCCACGTACCAAGGTCCCGCTTTAATGGCGTACTTAACCGGGGCTAAAATGTTACTCTATTCGGTTTTATGTGGTGAAAAAGGTAAGGTCATGGTCCGGGTCAAGGATCTTGGGTTCGTAGACAAGGCCGCATTCTCGGATAGGGAAGCTGCCATCCGCCATTACACTGAGGTTTGGACAAAAGCTTTGGAAGAAGAAGTGAAACTGTATCCGGAGCAATATTTTTGGGTACATAGAAGATGGAGAACCAAACCGGGAGATTTCCCGGGTCAAATATAA
- a CDS encoding helix-turn-helix domain-containing protein, producing MMVPTIPIISVTICIFSAFLIFTKRPRYSFDSIYSVFTIFLAAPHLGHLFVHRFEWGPEFLDFTILFPYTFGPLLLLYIRNLTTEGKSFRKTDLFHFVPFAVLLCIFIYRLFFLRPPEDEFDPHDWHRPSKGFHPNGGLLVTSMLVYSVWIFLLLNKHKKNIVNHFSNIDSIKDLRWMYWSLILFVISTGVHFLLEGLLFTDLSPETYEPRLVRGGAVLAFSVFFCWFGVRQTVVYTHRELHAFKEKTLNEEEEVEEERKKYEKSGLREDMIPEYLSKIRNYMESEKPYKDSEFSIDLLSENTEVPRFYITQILSETLETNFYNFVNEYRIKDIIFALKSISEERPNFLRLALEYGFNSKSTFNTSFKKVTGKTPTQYLEEISKVSSA from the coding sequence ATGATGGTTCCTACGATCCCGATCATATCCGTCACGATTTGCATCTTTTCCGCATTTCTGATCTTCACCAAAAGACCTAGATACTCTTTCGATTCTATTTATTCCGTATTTACTATCTTTCTTGCGGCTCCTCATCTGGGACATTTGTTCGTACATAGATTCGAATGGGGACCTGAGTTTCTGGATTTCACGATCCTTTTTCCTTATACCTTTGGCCCATTATTATTACTTTATATTCGAAATTTAACTACGGAAGGCAAAAGTTTTAGAAAGACAGACCTTTTTCATTTTGTTCCGTTTGCCGTATTGTTATGTATATTTATATACAGATTATTCTTTCTTCGACCTCCTGAAGACGAGTTTGATCCTCACGATTGGCATAGACCGAGTAAAGGATTTCATCCCAACGGGGGCTTATTAGTCACATCTATGTTGGTGTATTCCGTTTGGATATTCCTACTTCTGAACAAACATAAGAAGAATATTGTAAATCACTTTTCTAATATAGATAGCATTAAGGATTTACGATGGATGTATTGGAGTTTGATATTATTCGTAATATCTACAGGCGTTCATTTTTTGTTGGAAGGTTTACTATTCACGGATCTCTCTCCCGAGACCTACGAGCCTAGATTAGTCAGGGGAGGAGCAGTATTGGCATTTTCCGTTTTCTTTTGCTGGTTCGGTGTAAGACAAACTGTAGTTTATACTCATAGGGAATTACATGCGTTTAAAGAAAAAACTTTAAATGAAGAAGAGGAAGTGGAAGAAGAACGCAAAAAATACGAAAAGTCCGGACTGAGAGAAGATATGATCCCAGAATATCTTTCTAAGATCCGAAATTATATGGAGTCCGAAAAACCTTACAAAGATTCAGAATTTTCCATCGATCTACTTTCTGAAAATACGGAAGTTCCAAGGTTCTATATAACTCAGATATTAAGCGAAACTTTGGAAACAAATTTCTATAATTTTGTAAACGAGTATAGGATTAAAGATATCATCTTTGCTTTGAAGAGTATTTCAGAGGAGCGCCCGAATTTTTTGAGATTAGCCCTTGAGTATGGTTTTAATTCTAAGTCTACTTTTAATACTTCTTTTAAAAAAGTCACAGGAAAAACACCAACCCAATATCTGGAAGAAATTTCCAAAGTGAGTTCCGCCTAA
- a CDS encoding YHYH protein gives MLRLRSILLIAVAAFIWNCDSSGGTDLSSAAVLLSASQCTPTTTTTMSTTLTDNTSCPGAINNATDDLGFGGPTCVTSIAAEAPCWMKTNFHCVTVTVVGSNYVITTNDKPPHKSAYYSVASGYNEAMDTAGGFHTNPNTILSQNITMTIPTTPTVTDCSQSNAGTDSIGITTLGVVIFNNQAAPGDSFSTEYYTMDQSQGHPQNTGKYHYHTEPYKITNDDGNMVGLMLDGFPIYGKKNQSGSYPTLDSTTHTTSCTPTEFPDGTYCYHVENNTGYNGYIIGSYFKGTPGSVD, from the coding sequence ATGCTTCGTTTACGATCTATTCTATTGATAGCTGTTGCGGCCTTTATTTGGAACTGCGACAGCTCCGGAGGAACTGATCTTTCTTCCGCTGCGGTTTTATTATCCGCTTCTCAATGTACACCTACGACCACCACCACAATGTCTACGACTCTTACGGACAATACTTCCTGTCCAGGCGCTATCAACAATGCGACGGATGATCTTGGCTTTGGAGGACCTACTTGCGTAACTAGTATTGCTGCAGAGGCACCTTGTTGGATGAAAACCAACTTTCACTGCGTTACAGTAACGGTAGTTGGCTCCAATTATGTGATTACTACAAATGATAAGCCTCCTCATAAAAGTGCGTATTATTCAGTGGCTTCCGGCTATAATGAAGCGATGGACACTGCAGGCGGCTTCCATACGAATCCGAATACCATTCTGTCCCAGAATATTACTATGACCATTCCGACCACTCCTACTGTTACTGATTGTTCTCAATCCAATGCGGGAACGGATTCAATCGGAATTACTACACTTGGCGTTGTGATCTTCAATAACCAAGCAGCTCCAGGAGATTCTTTTTCCACTGAATATTACACTATGGATCAATCCCAAGGCCACCCTCAAAATACTGGAAAATACCATTATCATACGGAACCTTATAAAATCACAAACGACGATGGTAATATGGTAGGACTTATGCTGGATGGTTTCCCGATTTACGGAAAGAAAAATCAATCAGGTTCTTATCCTACATTGGATTCTACCACTCACACGACTTCCTGCACTCCTACAGAATTCCCGGATGGAACTTATTGTTATCATGTAGAGAACAATACTGGATATAACGGATACATTATCGGAAGTTACTTCAAAGGAACTCCAGGTTCCGTAGACTAA
- a CDS encoding toxin-antitoxin system YwqK family antitoxin: MKFYLLSICFLLVACDPTRVASNDPSITRNGRVVFYRGEKFHGLLESKIEELGVFRVTSYKNGLPDGMEKDVYSNGQILAEREFSAGKKVGTHLGWFPDGKKRFHNEYSEGQFHGAQWEWRNSGSLYSYAKFDQGKVIGKKMWRENGQIYMNFVIHNGRAYGMTGGKLCSQVRGDENGNTILF, from the coding sequence TTGAAGTTCTATTTACTTTCGATTTGTTTTCTCCTAGTCGCCTGCGATCCTACTCGGGTCGCAAGTAACGATCCTTCTATCACTCGAAACGGAAGGGTTGTTTTTTATAGAGGAGAAAAGTTCCACGGACTTTTGGAATCAAAGATAGAAGAATTGGGAGTCTTTCGGGTGACGTCCTATAAGAACGGTTTGCCTGATGGGATGGAAAAAGATGTGTATTCTAACGGTCAGATTTTGGCTGAAAGAGAATTTTCTGCGGGGAAGAAAGTAGGCACTCATCTAGGTTGGTTTCCCGACGGAAAAAAACGATTTCATAATGAATATTCAGAAGGCCAGTTCCATGGGGCCCAATGGGAATGGAGAAATTCCGGCTCATTGTATTCTTATGCAAAATTCGATCAAGGAAAAGTGATCGGAAAGAAGATGTGGAGAGAGAACGGTCAGATCTATATGAATTTTGTGATCCACAATGGACGAGCGTATGGAATGACCGGCGGAAAATTATGCAGCCAGGTCCGAGGAGACGAAAATGGGAATACGATCCTATTCTAA
- a CDS encoding SCO family protein yields the protein MGIRSYSKILFCSLVLASLLVACSKDPKEEYSEEITDFSLPQKDKLPLYFGKDLQPVWENKSSKPREISKFIMKDQENQNISEGHCKGKITVVSFFFTKCAGICPTITNNLSLVQKEFEADPNIQILSFSATPDLDSPQVLKDYGSKRKIRYEKWKLLTGNQKEIYALARDSFNADTAIPKENAKKKLTENDFLHSDHVYLLDSQLRLRGIYNGKMRSSIQELNSDIEVLKREL from the coding sequence ATGGGAATACGATCCTATTCTAAAATATTATTCTGTAGTTTAGTCTTAGCCTCACTTTTAGTCGCTTGTTCTAAAGATCCGAAAGAAGAATATTCAGAAGAGATCACAGACTTCTCTCTGCCTCAAAAAGATAAACTTCCTCTGTATTTTGGAAAGGATTTACAACCCGTTTGGGAAAATAAATCTTCTAAGCCGCGAGAAATTTCCAAATTTATAATGAAGGATCAGGAAAATCAGAATATCTCGGAAGGCCATTGTAAGGGAAAAATTACCGTGGTTTCCTTCTTCTTTACTAAATGTGCAGGGATTTGTCCGACTATTACAAACAATTTGAGCTTGGTCCAAAAGGAATTTGAGGCCGATCCAAACATCCAAATTTTGTCATTCTCCGCCACACCTGATCTGGATTCTCCTCAAGTCCTAAAAGACTACGGATCTAAACGAAAGATCCGTTATGAAAAATGGAAACTTCTCACAGGAAACCAAAAAGAAATCTATGCGTTAGCAAGAGATTCTTTCAATGCGGATACGGCGATCCCTAAGGAGAACGCCAAAAAGAAACTCACCGAAAACGATTTCCTTCATTCCGATCATGTCTATCTTTTAGATTCACAACTTAGATTGCGTGGAATTTACAATGGAAAGATGAGATCTTCTATCCAAGAATTGAACTCTGATATAGAAGTTTTGAAACGAGAACTTTGA
- a CDS encoding type II toxin-antitoxin system VapC family toxin codes for MNYLLDTHAILWVLFQPENLSYKVESEILNHRNRIFISSISLWEISLKFSLRKIDLQGITPEQLPRKIREAGFEFIEDSPEIFANYFKLPTGKHTDPFDRFLVWQAVSFKFVFITKDRYLKEYNPLGLRLFW; via the coding sequence GTGAATTATCTATTAGATACACATGCGATCTTATGGGTTTTATTTCAGCCGGAGAATTTATCCTATAAAGTAGAGTCAGAAATTCTAAATCATAGGAATCGGATCTTTATTAGCAGCATTTCTTTGTGGGAAATTTCCCTGAAATTTTCTTTAAGAAAGATAGATTTGCAGGGGATTACTCCTGAACAATTGCCTAGAAAGATACGAGAAGCTGGATTCGAATTTATAGAAGATTCTCCTGAAATATTTGCGAATTATTTTAAGCTGCCGACTGGAAAACATACGGATCCATTTGACCGATTTCTGGTCTGGCAGGCAGTAAGTTTCAAATTTGTGTTCATTACGAAAGATAGATATTTAAAGGAATATAATCCTCTGGGTTTAAGACTGTTTTGGTAA
- a CDS encoding endonuclease/exonuclease/phosphatase family protein, with amino-acid sequence MMHRPLILFLGIPFAFLITISTIAKGPIKKLKVTSFNSYFLYDEIGDSHKFPKDRKHRTEEDFNKIKKIILLNHPDIIGFQEIENETALHHIIINEYDCTATITPGYSQELGLCWKKELGKPNISELEQLSIRPGLRKGLLAEFTIDGGKISVLVVHLKAGHSPKDKKERKEQLLALKDILPSLGKFVLLGDFNEVLERRVDLLKILQRNLKLKVANYKQKSDCWQHHDGFIDYLITNMDWQQGSFVQTKFESDDGNFDGNPSAEKGLSDHCPISAYLLLER; translated from the coding sequence ATGATGCACCGCCCACTGATCCTATTTCTGGGAATTCCCTTCGCTTTCCTAATAACAATCTCCACTATTGCGAAAGGTCCTATAAAAAAACTCAAAGTAACAAGCTTCAATTCCTACTTTTTATATGATGAGATAGGAGACTCGCATAAATTCCCCAAAGATAGAAAACATAGAACGGAAGAAGATTTTAATAAGATCAAAAAGATAATCTTATTAAATCATCCGGACATAATCGGATTCCAAGAGATAGAGAACGAAACCGCACTTCATCATATTATAATAAATGAATATGACTGCACAGCAACCATTACTCCAGGTTACTCTCAAGAATTAGGTCTTTGTTGGAAGAAAGAGTTAGGCAAGCCGAATATCAGCGAATTGGAGCAACTTTCTATTCGTCCAGGACTCAGAAAAGGGCTACTTGCGGAGTTTACAATTGATGGCGGGAAAATTTCCGTGCTTGTTGTTCATTTAAAAGCAGGCCATTCTCCTAAAGACAAGAAGGAAAGAAAGGAGCAGTTACTTGCACTGAAGGACATACTCCCCTCTCTCGGAAAATTCGTTCTATTAGGCGATTTTAACGAGGTCCTGGAAAGAAGAGTAGATCTTTTGAAAATCCTGCAAAGAAACCTTAAGCTTAAAGTAGCAAACTACAAACAAAAGTCTGATTGTTGGCAGCACCATGATGGATTCATAGATTATCTGATCACGAATATGGATTGGCAACAAGGAAGTTTTGTCCAAACCAAGTTTGAATCAGATGATGGAAATTTTGACGGGAACCCAAGTGCAGAAAAAGGCCTTTCCGATCATTGTCCTATAAGTGCCTATTTACTTTTAGAGAGATAG
- a CDS encoding cytochrome c3 family protein, whose translation MNKKALKLSVPLIAIAAVAYLIFSPSKYVGYSPDQPIPFNHKIHAGDNKIDCRYCHTGVETSAHATVPNTSTCMNCHSLVAKNSPDIKFLSESYSNKKPIEWVKIHDLPDHVQFNHSRHISRGVDCSQCHGNVAEMVKVKQVASLNMGYCINCHRENNAPTDCSTCHR comes from the coding sequence ATGAATAAGAAAGCTTTGAAACTTTCGGTTCCGCTTATTGCTATTGCAGCAGTGGCTTACCTGATTTTTTCTCCCTCCAAATATGTAGGCTACTCTCCGGATCAGCCTATACCTTTTAACCACAAGATTCACGCAGGTGATAATAAGATAGATTGTCGTTATTGTCACACTGGTGTAGAAACAAGCGCGCACGCAACGGTTCCGAATACTTCCACTTGTATGAACTGTCACTCGCTTGTTGCAAAGAACAGCCCAGATATAAAATTTTTGAGCGAAAGTTACTCGAACAAGAAACCGATCGAGTGGGTGAAAATCCACGACCTTCCGGATCATGTTCAGTTCAATCACTCTCGCCATATCTCAAGAGGCGTGGATTGTTCGCAATGCCACGGCAATGTAGCTGAAATGGTCAAGGTCAAGCAGGTAGCATCCCTGAATATGGGATACTGCATCAATTGCCACCGGGAGAACAACGCTCCTACCGACTGTTCCACCTGTCACAGATAA